The sequence GGTATTTGTAAACGCCATCACTCTGGATAAATTCTGAACTGAAGCTTGCTGAAATATTTTCCGAAATTTTCTGTTCTAAACGAAAAGACGGATTAAATAAATCAATGGAACTATTTTTAAATCTTACAACGAGATTTGTTTTTCTGTTTCCTTTAAAAATTGGAATTTTTGGTTGTAAATAAATAGAACCCGACGAACCAAAATCTTTTGCAGGTTGAAAAATTTCACTTTTTTGACCATTGTAGAGAGAAATTTCCTCCAGATCATCCAAAGAATATCTTCCCAAGTCCACGACTCCATTCTGGGCATTCCCGATTTGAATTCCATCATAAAAAACACCAACATGCTGACTTCCCATACTTCGGATATTGATTGTTTTTAAGCCGCCAATTCCGCCATAATCTTTAATCTGGACTCCCGAAAAATACCTCAACGCATCAGCAACCGACTGACTGTTGAGCCGTTCCAGCTCTTCACCCGACAACACCTGTGCAGGAAGAATTTCTTTAAAATTTTTCTTCTGAATATTGACAGGAATGATTGTATGTTCCTTAAGACTGTCCTTAGATTGTGAAAATATAAGCTGAGCAGCCAACACAAAAACTGTGATAGCCACCTTATGAAGTTGAGATGTAAAAAATTTTGTCACCATTAGCTCATTAAGAATAATGATGACGCTAATGGATATAAGAATACAACGACAAAGCACAGCCGTAAACTGCACAGAATCATTGATGTCCTAAGCTTTATTCCACGAAAGCGTCAAACGTTAAATCTTCTGGCAGGTCTTCTGACTTACTCCGTTTTTGAAATCCTTCCCATTAAAAACAGTGGATATAATCTTCAAAAACTTTTTTTGTGGAGCTTACAGCAGCGGGTCTGTTCCGGATTTTCACCGGATTCCCTTTTAAGCGCTTTTTATGGCTCACCAGATTTCGGCAAAGATAGAAAATAATTAAGAATAAATGATGGAAGGATAATTATTTTGGTAGAGAGCTGGAAATCAGGATTTTGAAATTACAAGCGAAAAGCAAAGAACTTCAAGCTTCCATCATCCAGCTTCCTACCTAATTTATTTTAATAATTTTTTGATGTCTTCAATTAATATTTCTCTGTCAGGATGGTATTTTCCGGTCAGTTTTGGAGATTTTCCTTCCTGATCTTCATAATTCAATCCAGAGTAATACAGAATCGGCATATTGTCTTTGTTGTATCTGCAACGGATGTTTCCGTCTTTGTCAACAAGGGCGATCATTCCGCTGTGGTTGAGACTTTCGCCTTCATCTTCTTTATCGCCAACATAGATATTAAACTGATCTGCAATTTTTCCGATATAATCTCTGTTTCCTGTCAGAAAATGCCAGTTTGGAGACTTAGCGCCGATTTTTTTAGCATGTTCTTTTAATAATTGCGGTGTGTCATTTTTAGGGTCAATGCTGATGGAAATAATGCCAAAATCCGGACTGTTGATTTCATCTTCGATCGCCCTCATATTGGTATTCATCACAGGACAAATCGTCGGGCATCTGCTGAAGAAAAACTCGACCAGATAGACTTTTCCGAGCATATCTTTATTGGTGATTTTTTTGTTGTTTTGATCGGTCAGTTCAAAATCCGGAACTTTCATGACGGTGTACAAATTCTTTTTAAAATATCCCATTCCGACACCGATTCCGACGAAAAGCAAAGCGATAATCACAATGGGAATGATCACTTTACTCTTTGTATTGTTGGTTTTTTTATTTTTGGACATATTTTTCAGGATTTTTTTTGAATTCATCTTTACAACCAGCACTGCAAAAACCGTAAGTTTTATTTTTATACACCGCTGTGTCTTTCATATCCGGTTCCGTCGGCATATGGCAGATCGGATCTTCTGCGTTGGCAAATTTTATTTTTTTTGTATTTGATTTTGAAGATGTATTTTTTTTATGCTTTACTTTAGGAGTTTCCTGAGCACAGGCCATTAATGATATAGACAGAAATGCTGTCAAAATGATTTTAGATTTCATTTTAGTTTAAATTGAAATTAATGATAGTATTGAATGAAATTGATTGACTTTTTTAAACTAATTTAATATTGAAATCATTTTAAACGTAAGGTTCGCAAAGTTTTTCGAAAACTTCATATTTATACGTTCGCAAGGGCGTTAACACTCAGCAATTGATAGCAAAGGTTATTTCAATATTAAATTCAACTAAAAAATTAGTTTAAAATAAAAATTAAGCTAAAGGTGGATGAAATATTCGGGAAGAATATTCTGAAGTATGAAAATTGATATAAGCCGAATTTGGATTTTTTATTGGAATATCAAACTGGTTTTTATCTGAAAATGAAAGGATTTCGTTGGATAAAAAGACGTCCAGTCCAGAAATTTTTATCGTTTGAGAATTGTTGGATTGTTTTTCTGTTTTTGCCAATTCTTTTTCGACGTAACATTTCCCTTTACATGTTGATTGTGGAATATTTCTGTTTTCACAAAGGTTTTTTACAATGTAATCATAATTAATCGCATAATTAACCAATGGCAAAACCGGTCGTATTGCAATCGTGAAAATAATGAATATGGAAATGAAAAACTTCAATTGATAATTCTATGGTACAAATATACTACTGAAATTGTGTATGTGGTGAATTTATGATGAAAGTCATTTTCTGGTTGATGGTTTTGGTTGATGGTTGATTGAAATAAAGGTCAGTTAAAAAAATTAACCGAGGGTTTTGTTTCCCGCTGATTTTAGGACTCTGATAATCCTTGTCAAGGTTTTAAACCTTGACAAGGATTTTTTGCATGAAAAAAACAAGAAAATCTTTTATTTTTGAATGGGTTAACACAATTTGTAAACCTCAAGCTTCCAACCTCCATCGTCCATTCTTCAAATTAAAACTTCATTTTCTGGATTCTGATAGCATTTAAAATAGCGAGTAAAGCTACACCGACATCAGCAAAAACAGCCTCCCACATGGTTGCTAAACCTCCTGCTCCGAGAATCAAAACAACAGCCTTCACTGCAAATGCGAGAATAATATTCTGCCAAACTATTTTTTTAGTTTGTTTGCCAATATTGATCGCCATTGGGATTTTGCTCGGCATATCATCCTGAATGACCACATCTGCCGTTTCAATGGTGGCATCACTTCCAAGTCCGCCCATGGCAATTCCGACATCACTTAACGCGATAACGGGAGCATCATTTACACCATCTCCGACAAAAGCGACAGTTTGATTTTTAGCTTTAATTTCTTTGACCTTATTTACTTTATCTTCGGGAAGTAAGTCTCCGTAAGCATTTTGAATTCCCAACTGATCGGCAACGTATTTTACCACAGATGTTTTGTCACCGCTCAGCATTGTGGTTTTAACTTTTAATGATTTTAATTTTTTAATTGTCAATTGTGCATCAGGCTTGATAGAATCGGCAATAGTGAGATACCCGACAAACTTTTTATCGTAAGCAACGGCAATTAAAGTATAGACAATATTTTCAGGTTTAATATCATAATTGATGTTGAATTTATCCAGCAATTTAAAATTTCCCACCAATAATTCTTTCCCATTAATAATCGCTTTTAAACCATGCCCTCCAATTTCTTCAACATTTTCCAATTGGATGGAGTGATCAATTTCTCCTACATATTCATGGATTGCGGTTGCCACGGGATGCGAGCTTTTGCTTTCTAAAGCATTAACGAATTTTAATATTTCATTCTTATCAAATTCTGATTTAAAATCTACTTCCTGCACTTTGAAAACACCTTCCGTCATGGTTCCGGTTTTATCCATTACCACGTTTTGAATATTCGCTAGAACATCCAAAAAATTACTTCCTTTAAATAAAATACCGTTTCGGCTTCCCGCTCCGATTCCACCAAAATATCCCAGCGGAATAGAAATCACCAATGCACACGGACAAGAAATTACCAGGAAAATCAAAGCTCTGTACAGCCAATCCCTGAACTGATAATCTTCAACGAAAAAGTAGGGCAACAAAGTAATTCCTACCGCCAGAAATACGACAATCGGGGTGTAAACTTTTGCAAATTTTCTAATAAAAAGTTCTGTAGGGGCCTTTTGAGCCGTTGCATTTTGAACCAGTTCGAGAATTTTACTCAATTTACTGTCTTTGTATGCTGTCGTGACCTTCACCTGACTTATTGTATTCAGATTGATCATCCCCGCTAAGACTGTTTCACCCTTTGTTTTGGTGTCGGGCTTGCTTTCACCGGTGAGTGCAGCTGTATTGAACGAAGCAGTTTCAGACAATAATTCACCATCTAAACCCAGCTTGTCTCCGGATTTTAATTGAATAATCTCACCAATATTTACTTTCTCAGCTTTTATGGTCTCTGGTTTTCCGTCCTTAATAATCGTAACCTCATCGGGACGTTGGTCGAGCAAAGATTTGATATTCCTTTTTGCCCTCGTCACCGCCATTCCCTGAAAAACCTCGCCAACAGAATAAAAAAGCATTACGGCAACACCTTCCGGATATTCTCCGATGGCAAAAGCACCGACAGTCGCGATTCCCATCAAGAAAAATTCTGAAAAAACATCGCCATGAACGATACTTTCATAAGCTTCCTTCAAAACCGGCAATCCAACCGGAATGTAAGCGATTAAATACCAAACCAGACGAATCCAGCCGGTAAACCAATCGGGTTTTATATAATAATCTAAAGCGATTCCTATTAATAATAACGCAAAAGAAATGATCGCGGGAAGAAACATCTGAAATGTCGATTTGTCCCCGATTTCATGAGAATGGTCGTGGTCATGACCTTCATGATTGTGATCGTGTTCTTTTTTCGGTTTTGTACTGCAGCATTCTTCCATAACTTAAAAATTTTAATCAAAACTAGACCTAAATCCAATGCAATGCTATTGCAAACTTTCCAGACAACTCTCACAAATTCCTTTAGCAAAAAGCCTTATCTCATCAATCCTGAAATTGGTCTGAATATTTTCAGGAAAGGAAATATCTTCTTTACAGGTCGTCTGTTTGCAGATTTTACAGTAGAAATGAAGATGCCAGTCTTTGTGCGTTTTTTCGTCGCAACCATCGTGGCAAAGCTTATATTTTGTTGTCGTATTTTCCTGAATGCTATGAACAATTCCTTTTTCTTCAAAAGTTTTCAATGTTCTATAAATAGTCGTCCGGTCTGCATTTTCAAAATGATTTTCAATCTCAGACAAAGACAAAGCCGCTTCCTGAGAGCTCAAAAAATCATACACCAAAATCCTCATGCTTGTAGGTTTGGTATTTTTATCTATTAATTTATTTTCAATATCTTTTTTCATGATTTGGAAGATTAATGTTCATGTTCTCCTGAGTTCGTCAGCTTTGCATTAATAAAAAACGCTCCTTTTGTGGCAATTTTTGCTCCTTCAGGAATAGATTTCACGGGAGTGATCGCGGTATATCCCATCTCGGAAGTTCCTTTTACAACCTCAACCCTCTCAAAGTTAGTGGTTTTTTCGTTGTGTTTTTCTTGAGTTTTCCCATCTGTATGTTCTTCTTCTTTTGGAGCAATCACAATAAAAATATAATCTTTTCCGTCTGCACTGGTTATTGCCGTATTGGGAACTGCAGGCATTAATTGATTATTTAAACTTACAACAGCAGTGGTATTCATGCCGTCAATCAACCCATTTTTGTTTCCTTTTACTTTACAGTGAATCGGAATGGTTTTGCTTTGATTTTCAAAAGCGGTTCCGATACTGTAAACTTCCGCATCATACTCTTCCACAGGATTATTCGTCAGTGTAAAATGAATTTTCTGTCCTACTTTTATCGAAGGTAAATCTTTCTCAAAAACCTGTAAATCCAGATGTAATGAGCTATTGTCGACAATTTCCGCAACAGGCGACGAAACATCGATATAACTTCCGATCTGCAGCAAAATATTACTGATCGTTCCGCTGATTGGCGCAGTTACAACCAGTCCGGATTTCAAATTCCTGTTCGAAACACTTCCCGGATTGATTCCCATCATCTGAATCTGCCTTTGAAGAGAAGCTCTTTTAGTTCGTAATGTTTTTAACTCCGCTTCAGCATTTTGTAGATTTTTTTTCGCTCCGGCGTCATTGTCAAAAAGTTCGCGCTGTCTTCTGTATTCCTGTTCGGCGAAAGTAATTCTGCTTCCTGCCGTCAGATATTCTTCCTGCAACTGGATAAATTCCGGATTGGCGATTGTAGCAATTACCTGGCCTTTTTTCACAAAATCTCCGACCTGCACATTCAATGTTTTAATGACACCACCATACAGAGAAGTCGCATTAGCCTTATTGTTATTAGGAACACTGAGCGCCCCGTTGGCTTTGATGGTAGCGGTAAGCTCCTTCATTTCGATTTGTCCGAGCGATATTCCCACGGCATTCATTTGGTCTTCTGTTAATGAAGCTGTGGTGGAGTTTTCATTTTCTGAATGCTCTTCTGTTTTCTCGTTAGCTTCTTGCGCTTTTTCACTTTTATTACAGCTTGCTAGAAAAATTGACAGAAGAATAAGTATGATGATATTTAATTTTAACTTCATTTTATTGATTAATTAAAGAGTTGATGTTGACAACGGTTTGGTTTACCTGTTGAATTGACTGTAGATATTTAAGCTCAATATCCGTAGCGGTCTGTAAAGCAAAAAGGTATTCTACATAAGAAATCTCACCAGTTTTATAGCCCAACTGAGCCGCTTTTACAATTCTTTGAGCATTAGGAACTGCCTGATTCAGATAATATTGGTATTGCTGGACATCCTGCTGATACTGATTCAACGAATTTTTTAGTTGAGCATCCAGTTGCTGCTGTTGAAACTTCGCATTGCTTTCCTCCATCTGTTTTTGCAATTCCAACGATTTAATTCTTGCTTTGGTTGCCCCAAAAGTCAGAGGAATTGCGACTCCCACGGTTACAGAATTGAACCTGTCTCCGGCTCCGAAGTATTTTTCCTGGCCGTTCAGTGTGTGAAATCCTATCAACGATTGATTTGTATATCCAATACTGAAATCCGGTAAACCTTGTGCTTTTTCAACATTTTTATTTTTTTCCAGCACTTCCATATTTTGTTTAAAAATCTGAATGGAAGGGTGATTGGCAACGGTTGCATGGTCTAAAAGATTTTCAATTTTTAAAGGTTCATAATTCTGAGAAAACGGAACAGAAATTTCTTCATCAATATTTAATAAAACCTTTAAATTTTTATAGGCATTATTCAAATACACTTTATTTTGCTGAAACAATAAATTGATTTCCCCTTTCTGAGTTTCCGCTGTATTGATTTCAATTTTTTTGATATCTCCGACTTTGAATCTTACCGTTGCAATTCTTATAAAATCACCATACAAACTGTCCAGATATTGAAGTTTGGCTTGATTATACTGCAGATATTCAATCTGATAAAAATAACTTCGAATTTGTTTGATGAGCTCATTTTCCGTTAATTGCTTTTCCAGTTTTTTACTTTTAATTTCTTCCTGAATCAATTCTTTTCTGGCTTTAAATAAAGTTGGAAACGGAATACTTTGAGAAATCGCAAACGACTGATCGAATTTCGGGCTGTTGTATTGTCCCAACTGCGCATTGAAATCCAATTTTGGAAGTTCTTTGGCGGTTGGTTTCAAGGCTTCTGATGACTGAATATTTAATTCTTTTGATTTTATTAAAGGATTATTTTTCTGCATCATCTCTATTGCTTCCTGCAAAGAAATCTCACTTGAATTTTGCGCTTCAACATTTTGACTTAAACATAAAAAGCCTATTAAAACAACGATTGTTAAAGGTTTTCCGGAAAATTTATTTTTTAAATTAATTTTAGAATTAAAAATAATATACAACATTGGCAATACAAATAATGTAAGGAAAGTCGCCGAAATCAAACCACCGATAACTACCGTTGCCAAAGGTTTCTGAACCTCCGCACCGGCGCTTGTGCTCACTGCCATCGGTAAAAACCCGAAAGACGCCACTGTTGCAGTCATTAAAACCGGTCGAAGCCTGGTTTTTGTTCCTTCAATCACTCTTTTCAACACATCGGAAATGCCTTCTTTTTCCAATTGGTTAAAAGTTCCGATTAATACAATTCCGTTCAGCACCGCAACTCCGAACAATGCGATGAATCCTACTCCCGCACTGATACTGAAGGGCATTCCTCTCAATAAAAGCGCAAAAATTCCACCAATTGCGCTCATTGGAATCGCAGTGAATATTAAAGCAGCCTGTTTAAACGAATGAAAGGTAAAATACAGCAACATAAAAATCAACAAAAGCGATACAGGAACTGCGATCGTCAACCGCTGACTGGCTTCTTTTAAATTTTCAAACTGTCCGCCATAAGTAAAATAATACCCGGATGGAAGTTTTACTTCTTTTTCCAATTTTTGCTGAATATCTTTCACTACGCTTTCAATATCTCTGCCTTTCACATTAAAACCGATCACGATCCTGCGTTTTCCTGCTTCACGGCTGATTTGAGCGGGGCCTAGTTTATATTCAATATTAGCAATTTGTGACAACGGCACCTGAGTTCCCGTTTTGGTAGGAATGATCAGATTGCTTACATCATCAATATCTGTTCTATACACACTGTCAAGCCTTACCACTAAGTCAAAGCGCCTTTCATTTTCAAAAATCTGTCCTGCTGTTTTCCCGGCAAAAGCTGTGCTCAGGACATCATTCACATCTTCTACATTCAAACCGTAATTGGCAATTCTTGTTCGATCGTAGGTTACATTGATTTGGGGTAATCCGCCGACCCTCTCAACCTGTGGAGAAGTTGCACCTTCAACATTTTGAATCACTTTGCTTACTTTATCGGCATATACAGACAACGAATCCATATTTTCACCAAAAATTTTCACGGCTACATCCTGCCGGATTCCTGTCATTAATTCATTAAACCTCATCTGGATCGGCTGATTGGCTTCAAAAAAAACTCCGGGAATTATCTCCAGTTTTTCCAGCATTTCTTCGGATAATTCCGTGTAAGATTTTTTAGATTTCCATTCGTTTTGAGGTTTTAAAACAATAATTAAATCCGATGCTTCCGGCGGCATTGGGTCAGTAGGAACTTCCGCAGAACCTGTTTTTCCAACGACCATTTTCACCTCATCAAACTGTTTAATAATCCTGGAAGCCTGCATCGAAGTTTCAATACTTTGGCTTAATGAGCTTCCCTGCGGTAAAATACAGTGGAATGCGAAATCCCCCTCCTGCAGCTGAGGAATAAATTCACCACCCATTCTAGTGAAAATTAATACTGAAATCGAGAATAAAATAACGGTAATTCCGACAATGAAATATTTAATTGTAATGGCTTTCTGCAATAACGGCTGATATATTTTCTGAAGCCTGTTCATCAATTTATCTGAAAAATTTTCTTTATGCGAAATCTTTTTAGAAAGAAAAAGCGCACACATCATCGGAATGTAAGTCAGGGAAAGTATCAATGCTCCGAGAATGGCAAAACCTACTGTTTTAGCCATAGGAGAAAACATTTTACCTTCGATTCCAGCTAATGTAAGAATCGGAATGTAGACAATTAAAATAATAATTTCGCCAAATGCCGCACTCCCCCGGATTTTTGAAGCCGATAAGAAGACTTCTTCGTCCATTTCACTTTGTGTAAGCTTCTGTATTGATTTTCTTAAGCCTAAATGATGCAAAGTTGCTTCCACAATAATAACGGCTCCGTCGACAATTAATCCAAAATCGATGGCTCCGAGACTCATTAAATTGGCACTCACTCCAAAAACATTCATCATTCCTAAGGCAAATAAAAGCGATAAAGGAATTGCTGACGCCACGATGAGACCTGCTCTGAAATTACCTAGAAATAAGACTAAAACGAAGATAACGATCAGCGCTCCTTCAATTAAATTCTTCTCCACCGTTCCAATGGCGCGATCGACCAAATCTGTTCTGTCTAAAAACGCTTCAATGACAATATCTTCGGGAAGAGATTTCTGAATGGTCGGGATTTTTTCTTTGATTCTATTGACAACATCGTTGCTGTTGGCTCCTTTTAGCATCATTACCACTCCACCCACCGCATCGGTTTGTCCGTTGTACGTCATGGCTCCGTATCGCGTTGCATGCCCAAAACGGACGTCAGCGACATCTTTAATAAAAATCGGAACAACTCCGCTATTTTTTACCGCAATATTTTTCACATCTTCCAGGGAAGTCGCCAAGCCAATTCCACGAATGAAATAGGCATTCGGTTTTTTATCTATGTAAGCTCCACCTGTATTCTGATTGTTTTTTTCGAGCGCTAAAAAAATATCGGAAACACTCACTCCCATTGCTTTCAGCCGGTCAGGATTTACGGCAACTTCGTATTGTTTCAGCTCTCCTCCAAAGCTATTGACCTCAGCAACGCCTTCTGTTCCGTTTAATTGTCTTGCGACAATCCAGTCCTGCATGGTGCGGAGATCTTTCGCATTGTATTTTTTTTCGCTCCCTTTTTTAGGGTGTAAAATATATTGATAAACTTCTCCAAGACCTGTACTGACAGGTGCTAATTCCGGAGTTCCGATTCCTTTCGGGATATTTTCTTCGGCTTGTTTTAATCTTTCATTGATTAACTGGCGGGCAAAATAAACATCAACTTTATCTTTGAAAACTACCGTAATCACTGACAATCCGAAGCGTGAAATGCTCCTTGTTTCTTCAATATCCGGAACGGTGGCGATACTTTGCTCGATGGGAAAAGTTACCAGCTGCTCCACTTCCTGTCCGGCTAATGTCGGGCAAACTGTGATAATCTGTACCTGATTGTTGGTGATATCAGGAACCGCATCAATGGAGAGTTTCGTGGCACTCCAGACTCCCCAAATGATAAGCAACAAAGTCATTATACCGATAACGATTTTGTTTTTAATACTGAATTTTATGATTTTATCTAACAAATTGAGATTTAATTTGTGATTGTCTGTCTTCATTTTTTAACGCAAAGGCGCTAAGTTTTTTTGACAACTAGCTGTTTTTAAGCTCGCAAAGGTGTTTCACTTAGCAAAGATGCAAAGACAGACAATCTGTTAATTTTAATTGAGAATATTTTACATTTCTTGTTTGAATAGGAATTAATTCCCTCTAACGTTGAAATGCAAAAATATCATGAAGACCTCTGCAACGGTATTGCAAAGTTTCATAGAATATTTAAAATCAATAATTAAATCTTAGGAGGCTGCCAGATGTGGTCGTAAACCTGGTAGGCAAAATTGTTCTTCTGGAAAAGAATTTTTTTTGAAAAATAAAATTGAATCTGTTCGGGGAATGCAATTAAAGGCTCTATTTTAAAAGCCGTAACTGTAATCTGACAGCAATTGCAAATACAAAGCGGCGAGCAGATATCTCCTTTATCTTTAGAATGAGATTCTTCAATATTGGAAAACTGTTCTGTTTTTGATGAACCCGACTGTTGATGCACGTCATTGCAAGGCATTACAGTTAATACCATGAAATATAGCGCTAAAATGAATCTGAACAGGCTCATATTGACAAAGATAAATATTTTTGTGAAACCGTTCCGGATATTATAGAATTTTAACTTAAAACAAAAAAGCCACCGCAAAAGCGGTGACTCCCCATGAGAAATTTAAAAAACTATCACTATAAATTCGGGTTATTCTCCACCTCCTTCTGCGGAATCGAGAACAAATAATATCTGCTGTTCGCTACAAAAGCCGACTGATCCGGGAAAGCAAAAATAGTGTGCCCTCTTCCGTTAACGTTTTTCACAATACCATCCGGAGTCGTAATCTGCACCTGAATCGGTTGTCCGTTTGCATTGGTGTAAGGCTTTCTTACGACCGTTCCCTGCGTTCGGATGATATCTGATAACGAAAATCCTTCCCCGAACAATTCCTTTCTTCTTTCAATTAAAACTTCTTTAATCACATCATTTTGGGCTAAAGAACCTGAATATTGATTGGCATTTCTTGCAGATTTCAATTGATTTAAAACCGTTACCGCATTTGTAATATTCCCATTTCTGGCTTCCGCTTCGGCTTCGATTAAATACATTTCCGCAGCTCTCATGTAAACGATATCGGCAATTAAATTGGCCTTAAATTTAAACTTAGCATATCTCAAAAGCCCTTCCCTTCCTGGGTTTCCATCCCATGAAAACAGGGAATAACGGATATCATTGGTATCAAACAAATCTTTGAAATAAGGATCTGCCATGAAGCTGTAATAATAACTTCCCGAAGACGAAACATCCAAAAAGTGGAAGGCATAGCTTTCACCCGACTGTTCCTGCGTTTGTCCGTGCCCCCAAATCCATTCTCCGTTGCTGATATCGTTGAAACCTTCTTTGTATTTTTCAGCGGTCATTAAAGCATAGCCGTTTCTTGCAATTTTTGCGGAAACGATAGCTTTTGTCCAGTCTCCTGTATTCAAATAAACTCTTGCTAATAAACCGTTTACAACCGATCTGTCGATTTTATCTTTATTATTTCTTGAATAATTTTGAAGTAAATTGTCTGCATCTGTCAGATCACTTTTAATTAAAGTATAAATTTCTTCAAGACTTGCCTTTTTCTTTCCAACTGAGCTTGTCGTGGTTGGTTCTGTGTAAATCGGGGCCGTCAATGCATCTTTATCTTTCAAATAACTGAACTGGTAAAAACTCGCCAGATTAAAATAACAAAATGCTCTCAAAGCTTTTGCCTGACCTTTCACCTGATTTTTTTTCTCCTGACTTCCTTCAACACTATCAATTCTTGCCAACACATTATTCATGTTATTAATGGTAGAATACAGCAGGCTCCAGATGAAAAGTGGCCGGCTTCCCGTGTTATTCACCAAATCTGTAAAGGCGTAAGCTCCCGGAAAACCATATTTATTGGTCAAAACCGCCACGTCACTTCCCATTGCATCGCTTGTTCTCAACACCGTTGAATATCCGATGTTTGCGTAAGTTGTTCCGTCATCATTAAATTTAGCCCACGTTCCGTTGATTACTGTTTCCGCACTTTCAGCTGTTTTAAAAACTTCCGCTTCGTTTGCCTGGTTGGTCGGAGCAGTTTCCAGATCATTTTCACAACTGATTAAAGACAATGCTGTGATGAATGCAAAAGATAAATATTTTAATTTTTTCATTGTTTTAAATTTAAATGTTAAAGAGTTGCCTGTAAACCGAAAGTGATCGTTCTCATCGCAGGATATCTGTAATAGGTTGTTCCGTCCAATGTTTGTTCCGGATCCATTCCTTTATGTTTATAGAAGGTTAAAAGGTTTTCAGCCTGAACATAAATTCTAAACTTTTTTAATCCAATTTTTTCAAAATAATCTGATGGAAGCGTGTAACCCAAGCTCACATTTTTCACCCTTGCATACGTCCCGGAATATAAAAATCTTGAGGATGTTGAAGTCCAGTTATTGGTTGTTGTACTTAATTTTGGAACGTCTGTATTTGTATTTTCAGGCGTCCATCTGTTTAGCATTTCTGCGCTCCAGGCACGTCCTGCCGAACTTCCGTTATGCATGATCATCGTGTAATCGGTATCTAAAATTTTTCCACCGATTGCAAATGATACTAAGGTTGAAAAATCAAAGTTTTTATACGCCAAACTTGTCGTCAAGCCTCCCATCACTTTTGGAAGCGATGAACCCTGCAGCGTTTTTGTGGCTTTTGCATACTCTGAAGTCGTCCCTTCTACTGTATTTCCGTTGGCATCGGTTGTAATGGTTTTCCAAAGCGGATTTCCGTTGCTTGG is a genomic window of Chryseobacterium wanjuense containing:
- a CDS encoding SCO family protein; its protein translation is MSKNKKTNNTKSKVIIPIVIIALLFVGIGVGMGYFKKNLYTVMKVPDFELTDQNNKKITNKDMLGKVYLVEFFFSRCPTICPVMNTNMRAIEDEINSPDFGIISISIDPKNDTPQLLKEHAKKIGAKSPNWHFLTGNRDYIGKIADQFNIYVGDKEDEGESLNHSGMIALVDKDGNIRCRYNKDNMPILYYSGLNYEDQEGKSPKLTGKYHPDREILIEDIKKLLK
- a CDS encoding YHS domain-containing protein, translating into MKSKIILTAFLSISLMACAQETPKVKHKKNTSSKSNTKKIKFANAEDPICHMPTEPDMKDTAVYKNKTYGFCSAGCKDEFKKNPEKYVQK
- a CDS encoding heavy metal translocating P-type ATPase; the protein is MEECCSTKPKKEHDHNHEGHDHDHSHEIGDKSTFQMFLPAIISFALLLIGIALDYYIKPDWFTGWIRLVWYLIAYIPVGLPVLKEAYESIVHGDVFSEFFLMGIATVGAFAIGEYPEGVAVMLFYSVGEVFQGMAVTRAKRNIKSLLDQRPDEVTIIKDGKPETIKAEKVNIGEIIQLKSGDKLGLDGELLSETASFNTAALTGESKPDTKTKGETVLAGMINLNTISQVKVTTAYKDSKLSKILELVQNATAQKAPTELFIRKFAKVYTPIVVFLAVGITLLPYFFVEDYQFRDWLYRALIFLVISCPCALVISIPLGYFGGIGAGSRNGILFKGSNFLDVLANIQNVVMDKTGTMTEGVFKVQEVDFKSEFDKNEILKFVNALESKSSHPVATAIHEYVGEIDHSIQLENVEEIGGHGLKAIINGKELLVGNFKLLDKFNINYDIKPENIVYTLIAVAYDKKFVGYLTIADSIKPDAQLTIKKLKSLKVKTTMLSGDKTSVVKYVADQLGIQNAYGDLLPEDKVNKVKEIKAKNQTVAFVGDGVNDAPVIALSDVGIAMGGLGSDATIETADVVIQDDMPSKIPMAINIGKQTKKIVWQNIILAFAVKAVVLILGAGGLATMWEAVFADVGVALLAILNAIRIQKMKF
- a CDS encoding Fur family transcriptional regulator, whose translation is MKKDIENKLIDKNTKPTSMRILVYDFLSSQEAALSLSEIENHFENADRTTIYRTLKTFEEKGIVHSIQENTTTKYKLCHDGCDEKTHKDWHLHFYCKICKQTTCKEDISFPENIQTNFRIDEIRLFAKGICESCLESLQ
- a CDS encoding efflux RND transporter periplasmic adaptor subunit translates to MKLKLNIIILILLSIFLASCNKSEKAQEANEKTEEHSENENSTTASLTEDQMNAVGISLGQIEMKELTATIKANGALSVPNNNKANATSLYGGVIKTLNVQVGDFVKKGQVIATIANPEFIQLQEEYLTAGSRITFAEQEYRRQRELFDNDAGAKKNLQNAEAELKTLRTKRASLQRQIQMMGINPGSVSNRNLKSGLVVTAPISGTISNILLQIGSYIDVSSPVAEIVDNSSLHLDLQVFEKDLPSIKVGQKIHFTLTNNPVEEYDAEVYSIGTAFENQSKTIPIHCKVKGNKNGLIDGMNTTAVVSLNNQLMPAVPNTAITSADGKDYIFIVIAPKEEEHTDGKTQEKHNEKTTNFERVEVVKGTSEMGYTAITPVKSIPEGAKIATKGAFFINAKLTNSGEHEH